One Babesia bovis T2Bo chromosome 4 map unlocalized Chr4_1, whole genome shotgun sequence genomic window carries:
- a CDS encoding DnaJ domain family protein, producing MAETIKSLLDECCYYKILGVEFDATNEDIRKKYLERARTYHPDKRPPEEKDDCNIVFHKIQQAYECLSNKENREWYNKNRQRILKSKKTHDKTEFDIWYYFRPCYNGFDESKPNNFYQVYSKCFAQIVELEKEELIHEGNDDIYEYPPFGTSQSTSQDVNKFYKFWHDFVTVRTFICEENWEIEGRMNRRFVERQYKKENSKLKKEYNDNVRNLVNIVKKVDPRVQRIKEEQNELKMLKELDKLKVQQKIEAMKHVMKEEIVNNMKDNIHEIEMQRELLRKQEVCRVFASHYEEDKPQVEKEYFPCEVCNKVFGSNNQLENHLRSKQHIKNAKLK from the exons ATGGCTGAGACCATCAAGTCGCTCCTGGATGAATGTTGTTATTATAAAATCCTAGGCGTCGAATTCGACGCAACCAATGAAGATATAAGAAAGAAGTATCTTGAAAGGGCTCGAACCTACCATCCAGATAAGCGACCGCCTGAGGAAAAGGATGATTGTAATATAGTATTCCACAAAATACAACAAGCATACGAATGCCTTTCAAACAAAGAA AATAGAGAATGGTATAACAAGAATCGACAACGAATTCTAAAATCGAAAAAGACGCATGATAAGACAGAATTTGATATTTGGTATTATTTCAGACCATGCTATAATGGATTTGATGAATCGAAACCGAATAATTTCTACCAAGTTTACTCCAAGTGCTTCGCACAAATAGTTGAATTGGAAAAGGAAGAGCTGATACATGAAGGAAATGACGACATATAC GAGTATCCGCCATTCGGCACATCGCAAAGTACATCACAAGATGTTAACAAATTTTATAAGTTTTGGCATGATTTTGTCACCGTCAGAACATTCATTTGTGAAGAAAACTGGGAAATAGAAGGAAGAATGAATCGCAGATTTGTTGAAAGACAATATAAAAAGGAAAATAGTAAATTAAAAAAGGAATATAATGATAACGTAAGAAACCTCGTAAATATAGTTAAGAAAGTCGATCCAAGAGTACAAAGAATAAAAGAAGAGCAAAATGAACTGAAGATGCTCAAGGAACTGGATAAACTAAAAGTACAACAAAAAATTGAAGCAATGAAACATGTAATGAAAGAAGAAATCGTAAACAATATGAAGGATAACATTCATGAAATTGAGATGCAAAGAGAACTATTACGCAAACAAGAAGTTTGTAGAGTTTTTGCTTCTCACTATGAAGAGGATAAACCGCAAGTAGAAAAGGAATACTTTCCATGTGAAGTATGTAACAAAGTATTCGGGTCCAATAATCAATTGGAGAACCATCTTAGATCGAAACAGCACATCAAAAACGCAAAACTtaaataa
- a CDS encoding PPPDE putative peptidase domain family protein (encoded by transcript variant A - alternatively spliced), translated as MESNQKTTGNNNGSLTKSKQTTNEGSTKKATVCNIAANSASSTEIIERVMDSGRNSMMMRLNSRGSIVGERTKTPEATKKHDQQRSITRSIHINKVVHRGYDSILSSSSREFSPTEFDLVERLKVVTLTKTPTMSNNSGTISISGSSETTSASYLLASREIKRDVQKPERRLPIRRGYSDDVHNMIKKRGNRLFKTQSHNSPRSSSSSDYGHVYLNIYDLEAVNRVVNVVAGTFGAGAYHAGVEIYGCEYNFGYTPQGVSGIVQSQPRYHAAHKYRRSIDLGKTMYTPKEVMEIVEMMKPLWLGTSYDILKKNCLNFADAFCKQLGVGAIPTWVMGLQNKINWTRDSLQSGAAKLKQFDEAVGISRAFGSLSRKLTGECTGENK; from the exons ATG GAATCGAATCAAAAAACGACAGGCAACAACAACGGCTCCCTGACAAAGTCAAAACAGACCACGAATG AAGGGAGTACAAAGAAGGCAACAGTTTGTAACATTGCGGCCAACTCTGCAAGCTCGACAGAAATAATCGAACGTGTAATGGACAGCGGTAGGAACAGCATGATGATGAGATTAAACAGCCGTGGAAGTATAGTTGGAGAAAGGACAAAAACTCCAGAAGCAACGAAAAAACATGATCAACAAAGATCAATAACACGCTCAATTCACATCAACAAAGTTGTACACCGAGGATATGACAGCATTCTCTCGTCGTCAAGTAGGGAGTTTTCACCAACAGAATTCGATCTTGTAGAGAGACTTAAGGTGGTTACCCTAACTAAAACGCCGACCATGTCAAACAACTCAGGAACTATATCCATATCGGGGTCATCCGAAACAACTTCTGCGTCCTATCTGCTGGCATCAAGAGAAATAAAACGAGATGTACAGAAACCAGAAAGAAGGTTGCCGATTCGTAGAGGTTACAGTGATGATGTACATAACATGATCAAAAAAAGAGGAAATAGATTGTTCAAGACACAAAGCCACAACAGTCCCAGATCAAGCAGCAGCTCCGACTATGGCCATGTATACCTCAATATATACGATCTAGAGGCAGTAAACAGAGTTGTAAATGTTGTAGCAGGCACTTTTGGAGCCGGAGCATATCACGCAGGGGTGGAAATATACGGCTGTGAATATAACTTCGGATATACACCTCAGGGAGTATCAGGCATTGTCCAATCGCAGCCGAGATATCATGCAGCGCATAAATATCGCAGGAGCATAGATCTAGGAAAGACAATGTATACACCAAAAGAAGTAATGGAAATAGTCGAAATGATGAAGCCACTCTGGTTGGGAACTTCATACGATATTCTCAAAAA GAATTGTCTCAATTTCGCTGATGCGTTTTGTAAACAACTTGGAGTTGGTGCGATTCCCACCTGGGTTATGGGACTACAAAACAAAATCAACTGGACACGAGACAGCCTACAGAGCGGTGCAGCCAAACTTAAG CAATTCGACGAAGCTGTTGGTATTAGCCGGGCCTTTGGGTCATTGTCAAGAAAACTAACCGGTGAATGTACCGGAGAAAATAAATAA
- a CDS encoding PPPDE putative peptidase domain family protein (encoded by transcript variant B - alternatively spliced), whose product MESNQKTTGNNNGSLTKSKQTTNEGSTKKATVCNIAANSASSTEIIERVMDSGRNSMMMRLNSRGSIVGERTKTPEATKKHDQQRSITRSIHINKVVHRGYDSILSSSSREFSPTEFDLVERLKVVTLTKTPTMSNNSGTISISGSSETTSASYLLASREIKRDVQKPERRLPIRRGYSDDVHNMIKKRGNRLFKTQSHNSPRSSSSSDYGHVYLNIYDLEAVNRVVNVVAGTFGAGAYHAGVEIYGCEYNFGYTPQGVSGIVQSQPRYHAAHKYRRSIDLGKTMYTPKEVMEIVEMMKPLWLGTSYDILKKNCLNFADAFCKQLGVGAIPTWVMGLQNKINWTRDSLQSGAAKLKFWRT is encoded by the exons ATG GAATCGAATCAAAAAACGACAGGCAACAACAACGGCTCCCTGACAAAGTCAAAACAGACCACGAATG AAGGGAGTACAAAGAAGGCAACAGTTTGTAACATTGCGGCCAACTCTGCAAGCTCGACAGAAATAATCGAACGTGTAATGGACAGCGGTAGGAACAGCATGATGATGAGATTAAACAGCCGTGGAAGTATAGTTGGAGAAAGGACAAAAACTCCAGAAGCAACGAAAAAACATGATCAACAAAGATCAATAACACGCTCAATTCACATCAACAAAGTTGTACACCGAGGATATGACAGCATTCTCTCGTCGTCAAGTAGGGAGTTTTCACCAACAGAATTCGATCTTGTAGAGAGACTTAAGGTGGTTACCCTAACTAAAACGCCGACCATGTCAAACAACTCAGGAACTATATCCATATCGGGGTCATCCGAAACAACTTCTGCGTCCTATCTGCTGGCATCAAGAGAAATAAAACGAGATGTACAGAAACCAGAAAGAAGGTTGCCGATTCGTAGAGGTTACAGTGATGATGTACATAACATGATCAAAAAAAGAGGAAATAGATTGTTCAAGACACAAAGCCACAACAGTCCCAGATCAAGCAGCAGCTCCGACTATGGCCATGTATACCTCAATATATACGATCTAGAGGCAGTAAACAGAGTTGTAAATGTTGTAGCAGGCACTTTTGGAGCCGGAGCATATCACGCAGGGGTGGAAATATACGGCTGTGAATATAACTTCGGATATACACCTCAGGGAGTATCAGGCATTGTCCAATCGCAGCCGAGATATCATGCAGCGCATAAATATCGCAGGAGCATAGATCTAGGAAAGACAATGTATACACCAAAAGAAGTAATGGAAATAGTCGAAATGATGAAGCCACTCTGGTTGGGAACTTCATACGATATTCTCAAAAA GAATTGTCTCAATTTCGCTGATGCGTTTTGTAAACAACTTGGAGTTGGTGCGATTCCCACCTGGGTTATGGGACTACAAAACAAAATCAACTGGACACGAGACAGCCTACAGAGCGGTGCAGCCAAACTTAAG TTTTGGCGAACTTAA